In Alteribacter lacisalsi, a genomic segment contains:
- a CDS encoding menaquinone biosynthesis protein, which translates to MGVVVGEISYTNIMPLFYYVNRERLVKRGCSFVPQVPSELNKGMESGSVDIGGISSFAYAENAGSFQLLPFLSVSSHREVGSIFLFSKVPLTKLEGRKVALTSSSATSVNLLKIILGKFHGLGVDYVTQKPDFHQMMQDHDACLLIGDDAIQTYWNQPPEIYRYDLGRLWNDFTGLPMTYAVVAARKDTIATHSDLLTDLFGEMVKSKKQTYKTGFRDLIRAIEYEMGGSRSFWTSYFKGLNHDLTPAHEEGLLQFFEYANNLGLLRKEVKSLPLWQEAADRQSV; encoded by the coding sequence ATGGGTGTGGTCGTAGGTGAAATCTCATATACAAATATCATGCCGCTATTTTACTATGTTAACAGGGAACGGCTCGTTAAAAGAGGCTGCTCATTTGTGCCTCAGGTGCCATCCGAACTTAACAAGGGTATGGAATCCGGCTCTGTTGACATTGGAGGCATTTCGTCGTTTGCCTACGCCGAGAATGCCGGCTCCTTTCAACTCCTCCCGTTTCTTTCGGTTTCTTCTCACCGGGAGGTCGGCTCCATATTTCTGTTTTCAAAAGTGCCGCTCACAAAACTCGAGGGCCGGAAAGTCGCTCTTACTTCAAGTTCAGCCACATCGGTGAACCTGCTTAAGATCATCCTCGGTAAATTTCACGGACTGGGAGTGGATTATGTCACTCAAAAGCCGGATTTTCATCAGATGATGCAGGACCATGACGCCTGTCTTCTGATTGGTGATGATGCGATCCAGACATATTGGAATCAGCCGCCGGAGATTTACCGGTATGATCTTGGACGGCTCTGGAATGACTTTACAGGTCTTCCGATGACTTATGCAGTGGTGGCAGCCAGGAAGGATACAATTGCCACACACAGTGACCTCCTGACTGATCTGTTTGGTGAAATGGTTAAAAGCAAAAAGCAGACATACAAAACCGGTTTCAGGGATCTGATTCGTGCAATTGAGTATGAAATGGGCGGCAGCCGCTCTTTCTGGACTTCCTATTTTAAGGGGCTGAACCACGATCTAACACCTGCCCATGAGGAAGGGCTTCTTCAGTTTTTTGAGTATGCAAATAATCTCGGTCTGCTCAGAAAAGAAGTGAAGAGCCTGCCGCTGTGGCAGGAAGCAGCTGACCGGCAATCTGTTTAG
- a CDS encoding anthranilate synthase component I family protein, with protein sequence MIQTSRQSFARQAAQHKTVPVTARLVADTLTPIQLFETFNKRAAFLLESRDPLSLWSEYSFIGIDPFLYLTEENSRFTVKDQSGIVRNRYSRFTEAWDRTAAELDVSPELPDLPFPGGAVGSFSFEAMNLTEDKIEKGSAPAASFVFCETILAFHHSREELTIIHFQEVGSDADGAFELGKDKVEAVIGELSGRAAPVKKRVFETFCQQTTEDIFSGVKSNVTKEAFIDKVRRVKNYIESGDAFQVVLSQRFEVENRVDGLDLYRVLRKQNPSPYMFYIRAFTEELVGSSPERLVKIEADRSIDIHPIAGTRKRGKDDQEDKALEADLLADEKERAEHFMLVDLARNDLGRVCQYGTVETYEKMTITRFSKVMHIISKVKGKLRPDVHPIEAVLSAHPAGTVSGAPKIRAVEIIQELEADSRDSYAGTVAYLSFNGTIDSCIAIRTIRLQGSKAFVQAGAGVVYDSVPELEWEETRNKASALLSAVSQAKKSFEQEESVR encoded by the coding sequence ATGATTCAGACAAGCAGACAATCGTTTGCAAGGCAGGCTGCGCAGCATAAAACAGTTCCTGTTACTGCCAGACTCGTTGCAGACACACTTACACCCATTCAACTATTTGAAACGTTTAATAAAAGGGCAGCATTTCTGCTCGAAAGCAGAGATCCTTTATCCCTGTGGTCGGAGTACTCGTTTATCGGGATCGATCCTTTCTTATATCTCACAGAGGAAAACAGCCGCTTTACTGTAAAAGACCAGTCAGGCATTGTAAGAAACCGCTACAGCCGGTTTACCGAAGCCTGGGATCGTACTGCAGCTGAGCTTGATGTATCCCCTGAACTGCCGGATCTTCCTTTTCCCGGTGGTGCTGTCGGATCCTTCTCCTTTGAGGCTATGAATCTGACAGAGGATAAAATCGAAAAGGGGAGCGCACCTGCAGCTTCGTTTGTTTTCTGTGAAACGATCCTGGCTTTTCACCACAGCCGTGAGGAACTTACAATTATCCACTTTCAGGAGGTTGGCTCTGATGCAGATGGAGCCTTTGAGCTTGGAAAAGACAAGGTGGAGGCTGTGATTGGTGAACTGTCCGGCAGAGCAGCCCCCGTAAAAAAGCGTGTTTTTGAAACCTTTTGCCAGCAGACGACAGAGGACATTTTTTCCGGCGTAAAATCCAATGTCACGAAAGAGGCGTTCATCGATAAAGTCAGGCGGGTGAAAAACTATATTGAAAGCGGAGATGCGTTTCAGGTTGTTCTCAGCCAGAGGTTTGAAGTTGAAAACCGTGTTGACGGCCTTGACCTTTACCGGGTCCTTAGAAAGCAGAACCCTTCACCGTATATGTTTTACATCCGTGCCTTTACAGAGGAACTTGTCGGAAGCTCCCCTGAACGTCTCGTCAAGATTGAAGCAGACCGCTCCATTGATATTCATCCGATTGCAGGAACGAGAAAGCGCGGAAAAGACGATCAGGAGGACAAAGCCCTCGAAGCGGATCTTCTCGCTGATGAAAAAGAAAGAGCCGAGCACTTTATGCTGGTGGATCTTGCGAGGAATGATCTTGGCAGGGTGTGCCAGTACGGAACAGTTGAAACCTATGAAAAAATGACGATTACCCGATTTTCAAAAGTGATGCACATCATTTCCAAGGTAAAAGGGAAACTGAGGCCGGATGTTCATCCGATTGAGGCCGTTCTCAGCGCCCATCCTGCAGGTACTGTCAGCGGAGCACCTAAAATCAGGGCAGTGGAAATCATTCAGGAACTGGAAGCAGATTCCCGTGACTCTTATGCGGGCACGGTAGCCTATCTCAGTTTTAACGGAACGATTGATTCGTGTATTGCCATCCGTACGATCAGACTGCAGGGCAGCAAAGCGTTCGTTCAGGCAGGTGCAGGTGTTGTCTATGATTCTGTTCCGGAACTCGAATGGGAAGAAACCCGGAACAAAGCAAGTGCACTGCTTTCAGCAGTAAGCCAGGCAAAAAAAAGTTTCGAGCAGGAGGAGAGTGTGAGATGA
- a CDS encoding UbiX family flavin prenyltransferase, translating to MSTDKRIFTVGITGASGAVYGVRFVNALLRGGHRVHLIISQAGWQVFYHELNEDTKDRQACLERLFETEMDLHVHSLQDFSAPIASGSYQNDGMIIIPCSMGTLAKISQGISGSLLERTADVMLKEKRPLIIVPRETPLHAIHLGNMKTIAEMGGTVVPAMPGFYHQPETLDDAINFVVGKVLDQLNVSHDLFTRWGE from the coding sequence ATGAGTACGGATAAACGGATTTTTACAGTCGGAATAACAGGTGCAAGCGGAGCCGTCTACGGAGTGAGATTTGTGAATGCCTTATTAAGAGGCGGGCACAGAGTGCACCTAATAATCAGCCAGGCCGGCTGGCAGGTATTTTACCATGAACTGAACGAGGATACAAAAGACAGACAAGCCTGCCTGGAGAGACTTTTTGAAACGGAGATGGATCTTCATGTCCATTCGCTGCAGGACTTTTCTGCACCAATTGCCAGCGGCTCCTATCAGAACGATGGCATGATTATCATTCCATGTTCGATGGGGACGCTGGCCAAGATTTCACAAGGAATTTCAGGCAGCCTCCTGGAGCGGACCGCAGATGTGATGCTCAAAGAAAAGCGTCCGTTAATTATCGTTCCGAGGGAAACACCGCTTCATGCGATCCACCTTGGAAATATGAAAACAATTGCTGAAATGGGGGGCACGGTTGTGCCTGCTATGCCAGGGTTTTATCATCAGCCAGAAACGCTGGATGACGCCATCAATTTTGTTGTAGGAAAAGTACTCGATCAGCTCAATGTGAGCCACGATTTATTTACGCGCTGGGGGGAGTAA
- the aroB gene encoding 3-dehydroquinate synthase, with translation MRREIPVRSSAGHYPIIIEPGLRRRIGLILKSLPGKRSYSSVLIVTDRTVEKLYLEDVVRSFDETPHVKIVPAGEQSKSFSVLEELLEYVAGCGLDRDSVIIALGGGVVGDLAGFAAASFMRGIDFIQVPTTLLAHDSSVGGKTGINLRAGKNLAGAFHPPAAVCFDPETFSSLSKREWRSGLAEVIKHGLIRDPELLSFALDIGSFETAEDGAAMGRLLEQSIRVKKEVVEEDEKEKGIRAYLNFGHTLAHAVEAEAGYGRWTHGEAVAAGMIFALELSERTFGIDLRSAEVEASLQKLGYDTRMYKNLDTRSLVERMKKDKKSRQGDIRFVLLKAPCEPVLMPVSETELLKHL, from the coding sequence ATGCGGCGTGAAATCCCGGTCCGCTCTTCTGCAGGTCATTACCCGATTATTATTGAACCGGGTCTGAGAAGGCGCATCGGCCTGATTCTGAAGTCGTTACCCGGGAAACGCAGCTATTCCTCCGTTCTTATCGTCACCGATCGCACGGTTGAAAAGCTGTATCTCGAAGATGTGGTCCGGTCTTTTGACGAAACGCCGCACGTGAAAATCGTACCGGCTGGAGAGCAGTCAAAATCCTTTTCCGTTCTTGAAGAACTGCTTGAATATGTAGCCGGATGCGGACTGGACAGAGACAGTGTTATTATCGCCCTTGGTGGAGGCGTTGTCGGTGATCTGGCCGGATTTGCAGCAGCCTCCTTCATGCGGGGGATTGATTTTATTCAGGTGCCGACCACCCTCCTCGCCCACGACAGCAGTGTCGGAGGCAAGACGGGTATTAATCTGCGGGCGGGAAAGAACCTTGCCGGTGCTTTTCATCCGCCGGCAGCCGTCTGTTTTGATCCGGAAACGTTCTCGTCCCTCTCTAAGCGGGAGTGGCGTTCAGGACTGGCAGAAGTGATCAAGCACGGACTCATCCGTGATCCGGAACTTCTTTCGTTTGCTCTTGACATTGGTTCATTTGAAACAGCCGAAGACGGGGCTGCCATGGGAAGACTTCTCGAACAGTCGATCCGGGTAAAAAAAGAAGTTGTGGAAGAAGATGAAAAAGAAAAGGGCATAAGAGCGTATCTTAATTTTGGCCATACACTCGCTCATGCAGTTGAGGCGGAAGCAGGATACGGGAGATGGACGCATGGTGAAGCTGTAGCTGCCGGAATGATTTTTGCTCTTGAGTTAAGTGAAAGGACTTTCGGTATCGACTTACGTTCTGCAGAAGTCGAGGCTTCCCTTCAGAAACTGGGATACGATACAAGAATGTATAAGAATTTGGACACCCGTTCACTCGTTGAACGTATGAAAAAAGACAAAAAAAGCAGGCAGGGTGATATCAGATTTGTTCTTTTAAAAGCACCCTGTGAACCGGTTCTGATGCCTGTCAGTGAAACGGAGCTGCTAAAACATCTGTAA
- the aroC gene encoding chorismate synthase, whose product MRFLTAGESHGPELTAIIEGVPSHLPLTAEDINHHLARRQKGHGRGRRMQIETDRVRITSGVRHGKTTGAPITLVVENKDWTHWQKIMGPDPVTEQEEKEMKRTISRPRPGHADLNGAIKYDHRDMRNVLERSSARETTIRVAVGAVAQKILAEFGITIAGHVLEIGGIVSRPIDVPAGTEDILKRTETSPVRCLDPEAEKKMMDLIDEAKKNGDSIGGVVEVVAEGLPPGLGSHVHYDRKLDAKIARSVMSINAFKGVEVGIGFEAARKPGSEVHDEIMYDPDRGYYRKTNRLGGFEGGMTTGMPVVVKGVMKPIPTLYKPLNSVDIETKEPFAASIERSDSCAVPAASVVCEHAVSFELAAAFLEKFGSDTVGDVKKAFDAYMEKARQF is encoded by the coding sequence ATGAGATTTTTGACAGCCGGTGAATCACACGGTCCGGAACTGACCGCGATAATTGAAGGAGTTCCCAGTCATCTTCCTTTGACTGCTGAAGATATAAATCATCACCTTGCGCGCCGCCAGAAGGGCCACGGGCGGGGAAGACGCATGCAGATCGAAACGGACAGAGTCCGCATTACAAGCGGAGTACGCCATGGAAAAACAACTGGTGCTCCAATTACTCTGGTTGTGGAAAATAAAGACTGGACCCACTGGCAGAAAATTATGGGGCCTGATCCTGTTACTGAGCAGGAAGAAAAAGAAATGAAACGGACCATTTCCAGACCGCGTCCGGGTCATGCGGACCTGAACGGTGCGATTAAATATGATCACAGAGATATGAGAAACGTGCTGGAGCGTTCTTCGGCACGGGAGACGACGATTAGAGTGGCGGTCGGGGCCGTAGCTCAGAAAATCCTCGCTGAATTCGGAATTACAATTGCAGGGCACGTCCTGGAAATTGGCGGGATTGTGAGCCGTCCAATAGATGTTCCTGCCGGGACAGAGGACATTTTAAAGCGGACGGAGACATCCCCTGTGCGGTGCCTGGATCCTGAAGCAGAGAAGAAAATGATGGATCTGATCGATGAAGCAAAGAAAAACGGAGACTCCATTGGCGGCGTAGTTGAAGTCGTTGCCGAAGGTCTTCCGCCAGGGCTCGGCAGCCATGTCCATTACGACAGAAAACTCGATGCTAAAATCGCCCGCAGTGTCATGAGTATAAATGCATTTAAAGGTGTGGAAGTGGGTATCGGCTTTGAAGCGGCCAGAAAACCGGGAAGTGAAGTGCATGACGAGATTATGTACGATCCCGATAGAGGCTACTATCGAAAAACGAACCGTCTGGGTGGATTTGAAGGCGGTATGACGACCGGAATGCCTGTGGTTGTTAAAGGGGTTATGAAGCCGATTCCCACTCTTTACAAGCCGCTTAACAGCGTGGATATTGAAACAAAAGAGCCTTTCGCAGCGAGTATCGAGCGTTCGGACAGCTGTGCGGTTCCTGCTGCTTCTGTGGTGTGCGAACATGCAGTCAGCTTTGAACTTGCGGCTGCATTTCTGGAAAAGTTCGGTTCGGATACAGTAGGAGATGTTAAAAAAGCGTTTGACGCCTACATGGAAAAAGCGAGGCAGTTTTAA
- the hepT gene encoding heptaprenyl diphosphate synthase component II gives MKLTDIYCYLKKDIAVIEQELEQNIGTDHPVLKEASSHLLKAGGKRIRPVFVLLAGQFGRYDMNEIRHVAVPLELIHMASLVHDDVIDDADLRRGKKTIKTKWNNRVAMYTGDYMFARAVELASHCSETAVHEVLSDAMVEMCIGEVEQLRDQYVWSQHLKNYLRRIKRKTALLIAVSCKLGALAGKTDPVTNRQLSLFGYRVGMAFQITDDILDFVGTEKELGKPAGGDLKQGNVTLPALYAMEKDPSLKERIARAAAAGEEGMMHEVITEIRESGGIAFSKKIADRYLAKAKEALEPLEDIRAKHALNQIADYIGSRKF, from the coding sequence ATGAAACTGACGGATATTTACTGTTATCTGAAAAAAGATATCGCGGTGATCGAACAGGAACTTGAACAGAATATCGGTACGGACCATCCTGTATTAAAAGAAGCCTCATCACATCTATTAAAAGCAGGCGGAAAAAGGATCAGGCCCGTTTTCGTCCTGCTTGCCGGGCAGTTCGGCCGCTATGACATGAATGAAATCAGACATGTTGCTGTGCCGCTCGAACTGATTCATATGGCGTCTCTCGTTCATGATGACGTCATTGATGATGCTGACCTGAGGCGGGGGAAAAAAACGATTAAAACCAAGTGGAATAATCGTGTTGCAATGTATACCGGTGATTATATGTTTGCACGGGCAGTGGAACTGGCAAGCCACTGCAGTGAGACCGCTGTTCACGAGGTTCTGTCGGATGCAATGGTTGAAATGTGCATCGGGGAAGTCGAACAGCTCCGGGATCAGTATGTCTGGAGCCAGCATCTGAAAAATTATCTCCGCAGAATTAAACGTAAAACTGCCCTGCTGATTGCTGTCAGCTGTAAACTGGGCGCTCTTGCAGGAAAGACAGACCCGGTTACCAACCGCCAGCTAAGCCTTTTTGGCTATCGTGTCGGCATGGCATTTCAGATCACCGATGATATCCTTGACTTTGTCGGGACTGAAAAAGAACTAGGCAAGCCTGCCGGCGGCGATTTGAAACAGGGAAACGTAACTCTTCCTGCTCTTTACGCCATGGAAAAGGATCCCTCCCTTAAAGAACGGATCGCCCGTGCAGCTGCTGCCGGAGAAGAAGGCATGATGCATGAGGTGATTACGGAAATCAGGGAGTCCGGCGGGATTGCCTTTTCCAAAAAGATCGCGGACCGTTATCTTGCAAAAGCAAAGGAAGCGCTTGAACCACTGGAGGATATCAGGGCCAAACATGCACTTAACCAGATTGCCGACTATATCGGCAGCAGAAAATTCTGA
- the ndk gene encoding nucleoside-diphosphate kinase, which translates to MERTFLMVKPDGVQRSLVGEVVSRFEKKGFTLAGAKVLAISKDLAETHYGEHKERPFFGELVDFITSGPVFAMVWEGENVIDEARKMMGKTNPQEAQPGTIRGDFGVQVSMNIIHGSDSQDSAKREIELFFGADELVTYEKTVNKWV; encoded by the coding sequence ATGGAACGGACATTTCTTATGGTAAAACCCGACGGTGTACAGAGAAGCCTTGTCGGTGAAGTTGTATCCCGTTTTGAAAAGAAAGGCTTTACACTCGCAGGAGCAAAAGTGTTAGCGATTTCAAAAGATCTTGCCGAGACTCATTACGGTGAGCACAAGGAGCGCCCGTTCTTTGGAGAGCTAGTGGATTTCATTACTTCCGGTCCTGTTTTCGCGATGGTCTGGGAAGGTGAAAATGTGATTGATGAAGCTCGCAAAATGATGGGGAAAACAAACCCTCAGGAAGCGCAGCCTGGAACGATCCGCGGTGACTTCGGTGTCCAGGTTTCCATGAACATTATTCACGGATCCGATTCACAGGACAGCGCAAAGCGCGAAATCGAACTTTTCTTCGGCGCTGATGAACTGGTCACATACGAAAAAACAGTTAATAAATGGGTTTAA
- the trpC gene encoding indole-3-glycerol phosphate synthase TrpC — MLEQIIAKKQEETAGLSFIESDARPDRNFLDALRKPVRQKAVIAEIKKASPSKGVIVENMNPAGIGRAYENAGADVLSILTDETFFKGHSRFIKEVKQHVNLPVLRKDFIIDERQIEESVLMGADAILLIAAALKPEELAYLHEKAVQRGLDVLVEVHSETELRDVLSVCTPHLLGVNNRDLNTFRTCLSFTEKIAPLIPKGTMLISESGIHTPEDVRRVAAAGADGLLIGEALMLAEDKRKKLDFLFSGVKG; from the coding sequence ATTCTGGAGCAGATTATTGCAAAAAAACAAGAGGAAACTGCCGGCCTTTCCTTCATAGAATCGGACGCCAGGCCGGATCGGAATTTTCTTGATGCCCTGAGAAAGCCTGTAAGGCAAAAAGCGGTTATCGCCGAAATAAAAAAAGCGAGCCCGTCAAAAGGCGTCATAGTGGAAAATATGAATCCGGCCGGAATAGGCCGGGCTTATGAAAATGCAGGTGCCGATGTTTTATCCATTCTGACAGATGAGACCTTTTTTAAAGGGCACAGCCGTTTTATTAAAGAGGTAAAACAGCATGTAAATCTGCCGGTGCTGCGCAAGGATTTTATTATTGATGAAAGACAGATCGAGGAATCCGTCCTTATGGGCGCTGACGCCATTCTGCTGATTGCTGCTGCCCTGAAACCGGAGGAACTGGCCTACCTTCATGAAAAAGCAGTGCAGCGCGGTCTGGATGTGCTCGTGGAAGTGCACAGTGAAACCGAGCTTCGCGATGTACTTTCTGTCTGTACACCACATCTCCTTGGTGTAAACAACCGTGATCTGAACACATTCAGGACCTGCCTCTCGTTTACTGAGAAGATTGCACCGCTCATCCCGAAAGGAACGATGCTGATCAGTGAAAGCGGCATTCATACACCAGAAGATGTTCGGCGTGTTGCCGCAGCAGGAGCAGACGGCCTTCTTATTGGCGAAGCTCTCATGCTTGCAGAGGATAAGCGAAAAAAACTGGATTTTCTTTTTTCCGGGGTGAAAGGATGA
- the trpB gene encoding tryptophan synthase subunit beta: protein MKPILKFCGITNERDFIKVSQSGADYAGVVFARSRRQVFPEDVRKWKTKAFGTNAPKLAGVFMDASVEEMAQAAASVPLEMIQCHGSESPEQLAELRKTGVEVFKTIHHDSGAVLRMEVYAQEVDGFVIDTKTPQGGGAGIAFDWTCVPDYRKEAARLGKKCLIAGGITPENVEELNAYNPPGIDVSSGIETGSIKDEGKMMTMTAKVKAAYTFPDQLGRFGEFGGRYVPETLMHALAELESAYIEVKQDEEFYRDLHQEWATFSGRPTPLTFAGNLTKSLGGADIYLKREDLNHTGAHKINNAIAQAMLAKRMGKTKVIAETGAGQHGVATATAAARFGLSCKVFMGSEDMRRQELNVFRMELLGAEVIEVTSGSRTLKDATNEAIRHWVTHVDDTYYLIGSAVGPHPYPMMVRDFQSVIGLESRQQMEEVTGSLPGHIVACVGGGSNAIGMFHPFLDTDAALIGVEAAGKGTETDSHAATLTKGRKGVLHGSLSYLLQDAGGNIQEPYSISAGLDYPGIGPEHAHLRDTKRVSYEAVTDREAMDALKVLSETEGILPAIESAHALAAAIKLAGQKDKGETLLVCLSGRGDKDVHTIKAYEEERER, encoded by the coding sequence ATGAAACCCATTCTGAAATTTTGCGGCATTACTAATGAACGGGATTTTATAAAAGTTTCCCAATCAGGGGCCGATTATGCTGGTGTGGTATTTGCCAGGAGCAGGCGGCAGGTTTTTCCTGAGGACGTCAGGAAGTGGAAAACCAAGGCTTTCGGCACGAATGCTCCCAAGCTGGCAGGCGTGTTTATGGATGCATCCGTGGAGGAAATGGCTCAGGCAGCCGCCTCGGTGCCCCTCGAGATGATTCAGTGCCACGGCTCTGAATCACCGGAGCAGCTGGCAGAGCTTAGGAAAACCGGTGTCGAGGTATTTAAAACCATTCACCACGATTCCGGGGCGGTGTTAAGAATGGAAGTTTACGCACAGGAAGTCGACGGCTTTGTGATTGATACGAAAACGCCTCAGGGGGGAGGAGCGGGCATCGCCTTTGACTGGACGTGTGTGCCTGACTACCGCAAAGAAGCTGCACGGCTTGGTAAGAAGTGTTTGATCGCCGGCGGCATTACTCCTGAAAACGTGGAAGAACTAAATGCATACAACCCTCCGGGAATTGACGTTTCATCCGGAATTGAAACCGGCAGTATAAAAGACGAAGGGAAGATGATGACAATGACAGCAAAGGTGAAGGCAGCATACACTTTTCCGGACCAACTTGGAAGATTTGGGGAATTTGGCGGCAGATACGTGCCGGAGACGCTTATGCACGCACTGGCAGAACTGGAGAGTGCCTATATTGAGGTGAAACAGGATGAAGAATTTTACCGCGACCTTCACCAGGAATGGGCAACGTTCAGCGGCAGGCCCACTCCCCTTACATTTGCAGGCAATCTGACAAAATCGCTCGGCGGAGCGGATATCTATTTAAAGCGAGAGGATCTAAACCATACAGGTGCCCATAAAATTAACAATGCTATTGCCCAGGCGATGCTCGCTAAGCGGATGGGTAAAACGAAAGTCATTGCCGAAACCGGAGCCGGGCAGCACGGGGTGGCCACCGCTACTGCTGCAGCCCGGTTCGGCCTCTCGTGCAAGGTTTTCATGGGCAGTGAGGATATGCGCAGACAGGAACTGAACGTTTTTCGGATGGAACTTCTTGGAGCGGAGGTCATTGAAGTTACAAGCGGGAGCCGTACACTTAAGGATGCGACGAACGAAGCAATCCGGCACTGGGTGACTCACGTTGATGATACGTATTATCTGATCGGCTCCGCCGTTGGTCCCCATCCTTATCCGATGATGGTCAGGGATTTTCAAAGCGTAATCGGACTTGAAAGCAGGCAGCAGATGGAGGAAGTTACCGGCAGTCTCCCGGGTCATATTGTTGCGTGTGTTGGAGGCGGGAGCAATGCGATCGGCATGTTTCATCCTTTCCTTGATACAGATGCAGCATTAATTGGTGTTGAAGCGGCTGGAAAAGGCACGGAAACGGACAGCCATGCTGCAACACTCACGAAAGGAAGAAAAGGGGTCCTGCACGGCTCTCTCTCCTATCTTCTTCAGGACGCCGGGGGCAACATTCAGGAGCCCTATTCCATCTCAGCAGGACTTGACTACCCGGGCATCGGGCCGGAACATGCTCATTTAAGGGATACGAAGCGGGTAAGCTATGAGGCAGTAACAGACAGGGAGGCGATGGATGCTCTTAAAGTACTGAGTGAAACCGAAGGGATCCTGCCGGCAATTGAATCCGCTCATGCACTCGCAGCAGCAATCAAGCTGGCCGGGCAGAAAGACAAGGGAGAGACCCTGCTTGTCTGTCTGAGCGGACGTGGAGATAAGGATGTTCATACGATTAAAGCCTATGAAGAAGAAAGGGAGAGATAG
- the aroH gene encoding chorismate mutase produces MIRGIRGAATVERNETEDMLQVTKTLIEQIVQKNSLNPEAIAHIWITVSPDLNATFPARALRLLNGFERVPVMCAQEIPVDGGLEKCIRLMVTAETALKQDQVNHVYLGRARALRPDLAGEE; encoded by the coding sequence ATGATACGGGGAATCAGAGGAGCAGCAACAGTAGAAAGAAATGAAACGGAAGACATGCTTCAAGTGACAAAAACACTGATCGAGCAGATCGTTCAGAAAAACAGCCTCAATCCGGAAGCGATTGCCCATATCTGGATCACGGTAAGTCCGGATCTTAACGCCACCTTTCCGGCGAGAGCCCTGAGATTGCTCAATGGTTTTGAGCGGGTCCCGGTTATGTGTGCACAGGAGATTCCCGTTGATGGCGGGCTTGAAAAATGTATCCGGCTGATGGTGACAGCTGAGACCGCTCTTAAACAGGATCAGGTGAATCACGTGTATCTCGGCAGAGCGAGAGCGCTCCGTCCTGACCTTGCAGGAGAAGAGTGA
- the trpD gene encoding anthranilate phosphoribosyltransferase — MRRVMERLFEKESLSETEACQVMNAMMAGELSDEEISGILSILRFRGESVDEMTGFAKAMRDHSMKITHRKPDLVDTCGTGGDGTGTFNISTAAALLVSAAGTPVAKHGNRSVSSKTGSADVLEELGVPVQSNQQEASDLLERYNLCFMFAPVYHSSMKHVAKARKSLGVKTVFNLLGPLTNPAGTTKQLIGVYDRHAAVKMAETARRLGTEHALFVTGEDGLDELTITGKTYVTELKNHQITSYTMTPEEAGVRRGALKDITVNRKEESAALIREVLENRAPDAAREIVLLNAGAALYAAGKADSIKHGVKEARDTLNSGAGAAKLEQLTEEDERRVLA, encoded by the coding sequence ATGAGGCGAGTAATGGAGAGATTGTTTGAAAAAGAGAGTCTGAGCGAAACGGAAGCCTGTCAGGTGATGAATGCGATGATGGCCGGGGAATTGAGTGATGAGGAAATATCCGGTATTCTATCGATCCTCAGGTTCCGTGGAGAATCGGTTGATGAGATGACCGGCTTTGCAAAAGCGATGAGGGATCACAGCATGAAAATCACCCACCGTAAACCAGATCTGGTGGATACGTGCGGGACAGGAGGAGACGGTACAGGAACCTTTAATATTTCCACTGCCGCCGCTCTGCTCGTGTCTGCAGCAGGCACACCTGTAGCAAAACACGGAAATCGCAGTGTTTCCTCAAAAACAGGCAGTGCAGATGTGCTCGAGGAACTTGGTGTACCGGTTCAGAGTAACCAGCAGGAAGCTTCTGATCTTCTTGAACGGTACAATCTCTGCTTTATGTTTGCACCGGTCTATCACTCCTCCATGAAGCACGTGGCGAAAGCGAGGAAAAGTCTGGGCGTAAAGACGGTGTTTAACCTTCTCGGACCTCTTACAAATCCGGCAGGCACGACAAAGCAGCTGATTGGCGTTTATGACCGCCATGCTGCTGTTAAAATGGCCGAAACGGCCCGGCGTCTAGGAACGGAACATGCTCTTTTTGTCACTGGTGAAGACGGTCTTGATGAGCTTACAATAACGGGAAAAACATATGTAACCGAACTGAAGAATCATCAGATTACCTCTTACACCATGACACCGGAGGAAGCTGGGGTCAGACGTGGAGCGCTCAAAGACATTACAGTAAACAGAAAAGAAGAAAGTGCCGCTCTGATCCGGGAGGTCCTTGAGAACAGGGCACCGGACGCGGCAAGAGAGATCGTTTTACTTAATGCAGGCGCCGCCTTATATGCAGCAGGAAAAGCCGACTCGATTAAACACGGTGTGAAAGAGGCCAGGGATACACTCAATTCAGGTGCAGGTGCCGCAAAACTTGAACAGCTCACCGAGGAGGATGAAAGGAGAGTGCTGGCATGA